A single window of Gossypium arboreum isolate Shixiya-1 chromosome 13, ASM2569848v2, whole genome shotgun sequence DNA harbors:
- the LOC108462653 gene encoding protein DETOXIFICATION 18-like, which produces MERPLNVEVANGCRPEGTNGRCWKKVMDLGEAKTQIMFAVPMVLSNVFYFSITMVSVMFAGHLGEVELAGSTLANSWATVTGFAFMTGLSGALETLCGQGFGAKMHKMLGIYLQASCIISFFFSIIISVLWSFTEPILVLLHQDPEISRAAAVYMKYLIPGLFAYGFLQNIMRFLQTQSIVIPLVVFSVVPLGIHFGIVYSLVNKTSLGYKGAPMAASVSIWISFLLLALYVLFANKFQNTWTGFSFESFRYIIRNSKLALPSAAMICLEVWAFEILVVLAGLMPNSEISTSLVAICVNTEAIAFMITIGLSAATSTRVSNELGAGNPNQAKHAMEVTLKLSILLAVAVVVSLALGHDIWAGFFSDSHSINKKFAEMTPLLIPSIAVDAIQGVLSGAVRGCGWQRVTVLANLGAFYFIGMPIAIVLGFKFHLYVKGLWIGLICGLCCQACTLMLITFYKKWAKIDLLGKDNSETQLSV; this is translated from the exons ATGGAAAGGCCATTGAATGTAGAGGTTGCTAATGGCTGTAGACCAGAAGGAACAAATGGAAGGTGTTGGAAAAAAGTCATGGATTTGGGAGAGGCTAAGACTCAAATAATGTTTGCAGTGCCAATGGTGTTATCCAATGTTTTTTACTTCTCAATTACTATGGTTTCTGTCATGTTTGCTGGCCACCTTGGTGAGGTCGAGCTTGCTGGTTCAACGCTTGCCAATTCATGGGCCACTGTTACTGGTTTTGCTTTCATG ACAGGTTTAAGTGGAGCATTGGAGACCCTTTGTGGTCAAGGATTTGGTGCAAAAATGCACAAAATGTTGGGGATTTACCTTCAAGCTTCTTGCATTATTTCCTTCTTTTTCTCGATTATCATATCGGTTTTATGGTCCTTCACTGAGCCAATCCTTGTTTTGCTTCACCAAGATCCTGAAATCTCGAGAGCTGCTGCTGTTTACATGAAGTATTTGATTCctggtttatttgcttatggttTTCTTCAAAACATAATGAGGTTTCTTCAGACACAAAGCATTGTTATACCTTTGGTCGTGTTTTCTGTCGTTCCATTGGGTATCCATTTTGGGATTGTTTACAGTTTGGTAAACAAGACAAGTCTTGGTTATAAAGGTGCTCCCATGGCGGCTTCAGTTTCAATATGGATATCATTTCTTTTATTAGCTCTATATGTTCTTTTCGCCAACAAATTTCAGAACACATGGACCGGATTCTCTTTCGAATCATTTCGTTATAtcatacggaactccaaattagcCCTTCCTTCTGCAGCAATGATTTG TTTGGAGGTCTGGGCTTTTGAGATTCTTGTGGTCTTAGCTGGTTTGATgccaaattcagaaatatcaacTTCATTGGTTGCAATATG TGTGAATACCGAAGCCATTGCCTTTATGATCACAATCGGCCTCAGTGCTGCAACAAG CACAAGAGTGTCAAATGAACTAGGGGCAGGAAATCCAAACCAAGCAAAGCATGCCATGGAAGTGACTCTCAAGCTCTCCATCCTTCTTGCAGTAGCAGTTGTTGTATCGCTAGCCTTGGGACATGATATTTGGGCCGGTTTCTTTAGTGATAGCCATTCCATAAACAAAAAATTTGCAGAGATGACACCGTTGCTCATCCCCTCAATAGCGGTTGATGCCATACAAGGTGTCTTATCAG GGGCTGTAAGGGGATGTGGTTGGCAACGTGTGACAGTATTGGCTAACTTGGGGGCTTTCTACTTCATTGGCATGCCAATTGCGATTGTTCTTGGATTCAAGTTTCATCTATATGTTAAG GGTTTATGGATAGGCTTAATATGTGGTTTATGCTGTCAAGCTTGCACCCTTATGTTAATTACATTTTATAAAAAATGGGCAAAAATTGATCTTTTAGGAAAGGATAATAGTGAAACTCAACTTTCCGTTTAA
- the LOC108463309 gene encoding protein DETOXIFICATION 18-like, with protein MASPLNVEGANGCRPEGTNGGCWKKVVDLGEAKTQIMFAVPMVLSNVFYFSITMVSVMFAGHLGEVELAGSTLANSWATVTGFAFMTGLSGALETLCGQGFAAKMYKMLGIYLQASCIISFFFSIIISVLWSFTEPILVLLHQDPEISRAAAVYIKYLIPGLFAYGFLQNILRFLQTQSVVIPLVVFSAVPLVMHFGIVYGLVNRTSVAYKGAPMAASISIWISFLLLALYVLFANKFQNTWTGFSLESFRYIIRNSKLALPSVAMVCLEFWAFEILVFLAGLMPNSKITTSLIAICVNTENIAYMITYGLSAAGSTRVSNELGAGNPNRAKHAMTVTLKLSILLALVVVLTIALGHDIWPGFFSDSHSIIKKFAQLTPLLIVSIVIDAIQGVLSGVARGCGWQRLAVLVNFGAFYFIGMPIASVLGFKFKLHVKGLWIGLICGLSCQACTLVLITFYRKWTKYEVSEENVKETQVSV; from the exons ATGGCAAGTCCATTGAATGTAGAGGGTGCTAATGGCTGTAGACCAGAAGGAACCAATGGAGGGTGTTGGAAAAAAGTCGTGGATTTAGGAGAGGCTAAGACTCAAATAATGTTTGCAGTGCCAATGGTGTTATCCAATGTTTTTTACTTCTCAATTACTATGGTTTCTGTCATGTTTGCTGGCCACCTTGGTGAGGTCGAGCTTGCTGGTTCAACACTTGCCAATTCGTGGGCCACTGTTACTGGTTTTGCTTTCATG ACAGGCTTAAGTGGAGCATTGGAGACCCTTTGTGGTCAAGGATTTGCTGCAAAAATGTACAAAATGTTGGGGATTTACCTTCAAGCTTCTTGCATTATTTCCTTCTTTTTCTCGATTATCATATCGGTTTTATGGTCCTTCACTGAGCCAATCCTTGTTTTGCTTCATCAAGATCCTGAAATCTCGAGAGCTGCTGCTGTTTACATCAAGTACTTGATTCctggtttatttgcttatggttTTCTGCAAAACATATTGAGGTTTCTTCAGACACAAAGCGTTGTTATACCTTTGGTCGTGTTTTCTGCCGTTCCTTTGGTTATGCATTTCGGGATTGTTTACGGTTTGGTAAACAGGACAAGTGTTGCTTACAAAGGTGCTCCTATGGCGGCTTCAATTTCAATATGGATATCATTTCTTTTATTAGCTCTATATGTTCTTTTCGCCAACAAATTTCAGAACACATGGACCGGATTCTCTTTAGAATCATTTCGTTATAtcatacggaactccaaattagcCCTTCCATCTGTGGCAATGGTTTG TTTGGAGTTCTGGGCATTTGAGATTCTTGTGTTCTTAGCTGGTCTGATGCCGAATTCAAAAATAACAACTTCATTGATTGCAATATG TGTGAATACAGAAAACATTGCCTACATGATCACATACGGCCTTAGTGCTGCTGGAAG CACAAGAGTGTCGAATGAATTGGGGGCAGGAAATCCAAACCGGGCAAAACATGCCATGACAGTCACTCTCAAGCTCTCCATCCTTCTTGCGCTCGTAGTTGTTCTAACCATAGCCTTGGGACATGATATCTGGCCTGGTTTCTTCAGTGATAGCCATTCcattataaaaaaatttgcacaGTTGACACCGTTGCTCATCGTTTCTATAGTGATTGATGCTATACAAGGCGTATTATCAG GGGTTGCTAGAGGATGTGGTTGGCAACGCTTGGCAGTATTGGTGAATTTCGGCGCTTTCTATTTCATTGGCATGCCAATTGCGAGTGTTCTCGGTTTCAAATTTAAGCTGCATGTTAAG GGTTTATGGATAGGCTTAATTTGTGGTCTATCTTGTCAAGCTTGCACCCTTGTGTTGATTACATTTTATAGAAAATGGACAAAATATGAGGTTTCAGAAGAGAATGTCAAAGAAACTCAAGTTTCTGTTTAA